In a genomic window of Gossypium arboreum isolate Shixiya-1 chromosome 7, ASM2569848v2, whole genome shotgun sequence:
- the LOC108460624 gene encoding uncharacterized protein LOC108460624 isoform X2, with the protein MLLRSSSTPVLGSLVSSIAADSPSNNNHYYETSSPFRHYPSSSFHGHTHHNRLSFHPSPGSVHLSTVVSCGSSPVSPSVVDQFSDFELTGFRRAQSEGNLEGLAHAACDGNDEFYERNQPKKFSARHNKKCLMLQTIPSFSFYKSGARCEEEDDEEEGSDFEEEKEVLNENEERVMAVSGSHGFNPISMENILLKEQVKEYVGVGQEMFLPRGLGIGTTTDGGISGGSGGGWGGGGGGGEFNSGGKNGDGGDNHEVEEYYKRMVEENPGNPLFLGNYAQFLYQSKRDLQGAEEYYSRAILVDPKDGETLSQYAKLVWELHRDEERASSYFERAVQVSPQDSHVHAAYASFLWETEEDGDECAAPSEIETIPTQFHQGTLASA; encoded by the exons ATGCTTTTGAGAAGTTCTTCAACACCAGTTCTTGGATCTCTGGTATCTTCCATAGCTGCTGATAGTCCTAGCAACAACAATCATTACTATGAAACCAGCAGCCCCTTTAGGCATTACCCATCGAGCTCTTTTCATGGTCACACCCACCATAACAGGCTCTCGTTTCATCCTTCTCCAGGCTCCGTCCACCTATCTACTGTAGTTTCTTGTGGCTCTTCCCCGGTATCTCCTTCTGTTGTTGATCAGTTTTCTGATTTTGAGCTTACAGGGTTTCGTCGGGCTCAATCTGAAGGGAACTTGGAAGGGCTCGCCCATGCTGCTTGCGATGGCAATGATGAATTCTACGAGCGGAACCAACCTAAGAAGTTTTCTGCAAGGCACAACAAGAAGTGCTTGATGTTGCAAACCATCCCTTCCTTTTCGTTTTATAAATCGGGCGCAAGGTGtgaggaagaagatgatgaagaaGAAGGGAGTGATTTCGAGGAAGAGAAAGAAGTGTTGAACGAAAATGAAGAAAGGGTAATGGCTGTCAGTGGTAGCCATGGATTCAACCCTATCAGCATGGAGAATATATTGTTGAAAGAGCAGGTTAAAGAATATGTTGGTGTGGGTCAAGAAATGTTTCTTCCGAGAGGGCTTGGGATTGGGACAACCACGGATGGCGGTATCAGTGGCGGCAGTGGTGGCGGTTGGGGTGGTGGCGGTGGAGGTGGTGAGTTTAATTCGGGAGGCAAAAACGGAGATGGTGGCGATAACCATGAAGTTGAGGAGTATTACAAGAGGATGGTGGAGGAAAATCCTGGGAACCCTTTGTTTCTGGGGAACTATGCTCAGTTTTTGTATCAG TCAAAGAGAGACCTTCAAGGAGCAGAAGAATATTACAGTCGAGCCATTTTAGTAGACCCCAAAGACGGTGAAACACTTTCACAATATGCAAAGTTAGTGTGGGAGCTACATCGTGATGAAGAAAGAGCTTCAAGCTACTTCGAACGAGCAGTTCAAGTCTCTCCTCAAGATAG CCATGTGCATGCAGCTTATGCTAGTTTCCTATGGGAAACTGAGGAAGATGGAGATGAATGTGCAGCGCCTAGCGAAATTGAGACAATTCCCACACAATTTCATCAAGGAACCTTGGCAAGTGCTTAA
- the LOC108460624 gene encoding uncharacterized protein LOC108460624 isoform X1: MHFGLLFRQVILVFHPPYLICSQNLTSQSSKQPPQKHHHQRKKKQRMLLRSSSTPVLGSLVSSIAADSPSNNNHYYETSSPFRHYPSSSFHGHTHHNRLSFHPSPGSVHLSTVVSCGSSPVSPSVVDQFSDFELTGFRRAQSEGNLEGLAHAACDGNDEFYERNQPKKFSARHNKKCLMLQTIPSFSFYKSGARCEEEDDEEEGSDFEEEKEVLNENEERVMAVSGSHGFNPISMENILLKEQVKEYVGVGQEMFLPRGLGIGTTTDGGISGGSGGGWGGGGGGGEFNSGGKNGDGGDNHEVEEYYKRMVEENPGNPLFLGNYAQFLYQSKRDLQGAEEYYSRAILVDPKDGETLSQYAKLVWELHRDEERASSYFERAVQVSPQDSHVHAAYASFLWETEEDGDECAAPSEIETIPTQFHQGTLASA, from the exons ATGCATTTTGGCTTGTTATTTAGACAAGTTATTTTAGTTTTTCACCCACCCTATTTAATTTGTTCACAGAATTTAACATCCCAAAGCAGCAAACAACCACCACAGAAGCACCATCaccaaagaaaaaagaaacagaGAATGCTTTTGAGAAGTTCTTCAACACCAGTTCTTGGATCTCTGGTATCTTCCATAGCTGCTGATAGTCCTAGCAACAACAATCATTACTATGAAACCAGCAGCCCCTTTAGGCATTACCCATCGAGCTCTTTTCATGGTCACACCCACCATAACAGGCTCTCGTTTCATCCTTCTCCAGGCTCCGTCCACCTATCTACTGTAGTTTCTTGTGGCTCTTCCCCGGTATCTCCTTCTGTTGTTGATCAGTTTTCTGATTTTGAGCTTACAGGGTTTCGTCGGGCTCAATCTGAAGGGAACTTGGAAGGGCTCGCCCATGCTGCTTGCGATGGCAATGATGAATTCTACGAGCGGAACCAACCTAAGAAGTTTTCTGCAAGGCACAACAAGAAGTGCTTGATGTTGCAAACCATCCCTTCCTTTTCGTTTTATAAATCGGGCGCAAGGTGtgaggaagaagatgatgaagaaGAAGGGAGTGATTTCGAGGAAGAGAAAGAAGTGTTGAACGAAAATGAAGAAAGGGTAATGGCTGTCAGTGGTAGCCATGGATTCAACCCTATCAGCATGGAGAATATATTGTTGAAAGAGCAGGTTAAAGAATATGTTGGTGTGGGTCAAGAAATGTTTCTTCCGAGAGGGCTTGGGATTGGGACAACCACGGATGGCGGTATCAGTGGCGGCAGTGGTGGCGGTTGGGGTGGTGGCGGTGGAGGTGGTGAGTTTAATTCGGGAGGCAAAAACGGAGATGGTGGCGATAACCATGAAGTTGAGGAGTATTACAAGAGGATGGTGGAGGAAAATCCTGGGAACCCTTTGTTTCTGGGGAACTATGCTCAGTTTTTGTATCAG TCAAAGAGAGACCTTCAAGGAGCAGAAGAATATTACAGTCGAGCCATTTTAGTAGACCCCAAAGACGGTGAAACACTTTCACAATATGCAAAGTTAGTGTGGGAGCTACATCGTGATGAAGAAAGAGCTTCAAGCTACTTCGAACGAGCAGTTCAAGTCTCTCCTCAAGATAG CCATGTGCATGCAGCTTATGCTAGTTTCCTATGGGAAACTGAGGAAGATGGAGATGAATGTGCAGCGCCTAGCGAAATTGAGACAATTCCCACACAATTTCATCAAGGAACCTTGGCAAGTGCTTAA